The following coding sequences are from one Phenylobacterium glaciei window:
- a CDS encoding lysine--tRNA ligase, which produces MSLQGLSHQARQAKSWPFEQARLLLERILRLRLTDAERDLAASLIGEGKAAQAVATLPALNKPVVFQCGFGASGLPHMGTFGEAARPTMVRNAFRALTEDQVPTKLIVFSDDMDGLRKIPDNVPNREMLQEDRDKPVSSVRDPFGEYESFAHHNNARLRAFLDGFGFDYEFKSSTETYRSGQFDAVLLRMLERFDAVQAVMLPTLGEERRATYSPFLPISPISGKVLQVPTLGRDVAKGTIVFDDPDGGRTELPVTGGHVKIQWRPDWAVRWTALEVDFEASGKDLIDSVRVSDKLTKVLGGVPPVAFHFELFMDENNQKISKSKGNGLTMEEWLRYGAPESLAYYMYQSPKSAKRLYFDVIPKATDEYLQQLDAYNRARTDANAVALDNPAWHVHRGAPPEQGSPVSFSLLLNLVSAADASTKDILWGFIQTYIPGATPESQPLLDRLSDYAINYYEDFVKPSKTFRLASDQERAAMEDLIARLKALPASADAEAIQNEVFEAGKAAGFEPLRAWFTALYEVLLGQSQGPRFGSFAAIFGLDRTIALIELGVAGELVAAAKA; this is translated from the coding sequence ATGTCACTGCAAGGTCTTTCCCACCAAGCCCGCCAGGCCAAGAGCTGGCCCTTCGAACAGGCCCGCCTGCTGCTGGAGCGCATCCTGCGCCTGCGGCTCACCGACGCCGAGCGCGATCTGGCCGCCAGCCTGATCGGCGAGGGCAAGGCCGCGCAGGCCGTGGCCACCTTGCCGGCCCTGAACAAGCCGGTGGTGTTCCAGTGCGGGTTCGGCGCCTCGGGCCTGCCGCACATGGGCACCTTCGGCGAGGCCGCGCGGCCCACCATGGTGCGCAACGCCTTCCGCGCGCTCACCGAGGACCAGGTCCCCACCAAGCTGATCGTCTTCTCCGACGATATGGATGGCCTGCGGAAAATCCCCGACAACGTGCCCAACCGCGAGATGCTGCAGGAGGACCGCGACAAGCCTGTCTCCAGCGTGCGTGACCCCTTCGGCGAGTACGAGAGCTTCGCCCACCACAACAACGCCCGCCTGCGCGCCTTCCTCGACGGCTTCGGCTTCGACTACGAGTTTAAGTCGTCCACGGAGACCTACCGGTCGGGCCAGTTCGACGCGGTGCTGCTGCGGATGCTGGAGCGCTTCGACGCCGTCCAGGCGGTGATGCTGCCGACCCTGGGAGAAGAGCGTCGCGCCACCTATTCGCCCTTCCTGCCGATCAGCCCGATCAGCGGCAAGGTTCTGCAGGTTCCCACGCTGGGCCGCGATGTCGCCAAGGGGACCATCGTCTTCGACGACCCCGACGGCGGCCGCACCGAGCTGCCGGTCACCGGCGGCCATGTGAAGATCCAGTGGCGCCCCGACTGGGCCGTGCGCTGGACGGCGTTGGAGGTCGACTTCGAGGCCTCGGGCAAGGACCTGATCGATAGCGTCCGGGTCTCCGACAAGCTCACCAAGGTGCTGGGGGGCGTGCCGCCGGTGGCCTTCCACTTCGAGCTGTTCATGGACGAGAACAACCAGAAGATCTCCAAGTCCAAGGGCAACGGCCTGACCATGGAGGAGTGGCTGCGCTACGGCGCGCCCGAGAGCCTAGCCTATTACATGTACCAGTCGCCCAAGTCGGCCAAGCGGCTCTATTTCGACGTCATCCCCAAGGCGACGGACGAGTACCTGCAGCAGCTGGACGCCTATAACCGCGCGCGGACCGACGCCAACGCCGTGGCCCTGGACAACCCCGCCTGGCACGTCCACCGCGGCGCGCCCCCAGAGCAGGGTTCGCCGGTCAGCTTCTCGCTGTTGCTGAACTTGGTCTCGGCGGCCGACGCCTCCACCAAGGACATCCTCTGGGGCTTCATCCAGACCTACATCCCCGGCGCGACGCCAGAGAGCCAGCCCCTGCTGGACCGGCTGAGCGACTACGCGATCAACTATTACGAGGACTTCGTGAAGCCCTCGAAGACCTTCCGCCTGGCCAGTGACCAGGAGAGGGCCGCGATGGAAGACCTCATTGCCCGCCTCAAGGCCCTGCCGGCCAGCGCCGACGCCGAGGCGATCCAGAACGAGGTGTTCGAAGCCGGCAAGGCCGCGGGCTTCGAACCCCTGCGCGCCTGGTTCACGGCCCTCTACGAAGTGCTGCTGGGCCAGAGCCAGGGCCCCCGCTTCGGCTCCTTCGCGGCGATCTTCGGCCTGGACCGGACGATTGCGCTGATCGAGCTCGGGGTGGCCGGCGAACTGGTGGCGGCGGCGAAGGCCTAG
- a CDS encoding zinc-dependent metalloprotease — protein sequence MTRVAWLCSGAVALVLMAGAPALARDKPQAESSATAGAQRQDGLLPVYVDKAKGRILLSLPAPDADGVSGRFLYLTALRTGMGSAPVGLDRAAIRETQVLVFRRIGKKVIAEYENPRFRAAGAPAPEQTAAREAFATSTVWAGEVAGTEGDGRILVDIASFLTRDVMGAADALKGADEKGYRLVPDLSMADPSSVRVFPENLEFEARQTYQSDTPGPESRNIAPDAKLITIQVRHSLVKLPEPGFDTRKFDPRAGVFGGVVLDYAAPLGEEIVGQMAYRFRLEKTDPTAAKSPVKKPIVFYVDRAAPEPIRTALKEGASWWAQAFEAAGYLDAYRVEILPEGVDPLDVRYNVINWVDRATRGWSVGQSVKDPRTGEILKGSVLLGALRVRQDMLIFEGLVGADKDGTGGPNDPVQVSLSRLRQLAAHEVGHSLGFAHNFAGSTQDRASVMDYPAPRVTLLAGKPDLSDAYGVGLGAWDKFIVDWLYGQVPAGKAGEAALAAKAKAEADSGARYVTDGDSRPPGAAQPWGGLWDDGSDPTAELTRMMAVRRVALDRFGTAALKTGEPMANLRRKYVPIYLLHRYQLEAAAKQVAGVEYPYGVKGDVHDASPVVPAARQRAALEAVLATLKPSELDTPEALIPLLSAGQSGDDDRQFEIEVFDGGPVFDPLTAADVAAGLTIGALTTPDRLKRLVEQHRRDPALPGAGEVLDRLLTKAFAPASGRDTEIARRVQTRAVLEMAGVSRRADTSPAVSAEIDQRLADLAARLKASPGEGSDRAHRLRLAALIADRDEMARVLAAPKVKPTVPPGMPIGDDGEY from the coding sequence ATGACGCGCGTGGCTTGGCTTTGCTCGGGGGCGGTCGCCCTGGTTCTGATGGCGGGGGCGCCGGCGCTTGCCAGGGACAAGCCCCAAGCCGAGTCCTCAGCGACCGCTGGAGCCCAGCGCCAGGACGGTCTGCTGCCGGTCTATGTGGACAAGGCCAAGGGTCGCATCCTGCTCTCCCTGCCCGCGCCGGACGCCGACGGGGTCAGCGGCCGGTTCCTCTATCTCACCGCCCTGCGCACCGGGATGGGGTCGGCGCCCGTGGGCCTGGACCGCGCCGCCATCCGCGAGACCCAGGTCCTGGTGTTCCGCAGGATCGGCAAGAAGGTCATCGCCGAATACGAGAACCCCCGCTTCCGCGCCGCCGGCGCGCCGGCCCCCGAGCAGACCGCCGCCCGCGAGGCCTTCGCCACATCCACGGTGTGGGCGGGCGAGGTGGCGGGGACGGAAGGCGACGGCCGCATCCTGGTGGACATCGCCAGTTTCCTGACCCGCGATGTCATGGGGGCCGCCGACGCGCTGAAGGGCGCCGACGAGAAGGGCTACCGTCTGGTCCCCGACCTCTCGATGGCCGACCCGTCCTCGGTGAGGGTGTTCCCCGAGAACCTGGAGTTCGAGGCCCGCCAGACCTACCAGTCCGACACGCCGGGGCCCGAGAGCCGCAACATCGCGCCGGACGCCAAGCTGATCACGATCCAGGTGCGCCACAGCCTCGTGAAGCTGCCGGAGCCGGGTTTCGATACGCGGAAGTTCGACCCTCGGGCGGGCGTGTTCGGCGGCGTGGTGCTCGACTACGCCGCCCCGCTCGGCGAGGAGATCGTCGGCCAGATGGCCTACCGGTTCCGGCTGGAGAAGACCGATCCCACGGCGGCGAAGTCGCCGGTGAAGAAGCCCATCGTCTTCTATGTGGACCGCGCCGCCCCTGAGCCGATCCGCACCGCCCTGAAGGAAGGCGCCTCCTGGTGGGCCCAGGCCTTCGAGGCGGCGGGCTATCTGGACGCCTATCGGGTGGAGATCCTGCCCGAGGGGGTCGACCCCCTGGACGTCCGCTACAACGTCATCAACTGGGTGGACCGCGCCACCCGGGGCTGGTCGGTGGGTCAGTCGGTGAAGGACCCGCGCACCGGCGAGATCCTCAAGGGCAGCGTGCTGCTGGGCGCCCTGCGGGTGCGCCAGGACATGCTGATCTTCGAGGGCCTGGTGGGCGCCGACAAGGACGGGACCGGCGGCCCCAACGACCCGGTCCAGGTCTCGCTGTCGCGTCTGCGCCAGCTGGCCGCCCACGAGGTCGGCCACTCCCTGGGCTTTGCGCACAATTTCGCCGGCAGCACGCAGGATCGCGCCTCGGTGATGGACTATCCGGCCCCCCGCGTGACCCTGCTCGCCGGCAAGCCCGACCTGTCGGACGCCTATGGCGTGGGCCTGGGCGCCTGGGACAAATTCATCGTCGACTGGCTGTACGGCCAGGTCCCGGCGGGCAAGGCCGGAGAGGCCGCGCTGGCCGCCAAGGCCAAGGCGGAGGCCGATAGCGGCGCCCGCTATGTCACCGACGGCGACTCGCGGCCGCCCGGCGCGGCCCAACCCTGGGGCGGCCTGTGGGACGATGGGTCTGATCCCACCGCCGAGCTGACCCGGATGATGGCCGTGCGCCGCGTGGCCCTCGACCGCTTTGGGACCGCGGCCCTGAAGACCGGCGAGCCCATGGCCAACCTGCGCCGCAAATACGTGCCCATCTACCTGCTGCACCGCTACCAGCTGGAGGCCGCCGCCAAGCAGGTGGCCGGGGTCGAGTATCCCTATGGCGTGAAGGGCGATGTCCACGACGCCTCGCCTGTCGTGCCGGCGGCCCGGCAGCGGGCGGCGCTGGAGGCGGTGCTGGCGACCCTGAAACCGTCGGAGCTGGATACGCCGGAGGCCCTGATCCCCCTGCTGTCGGCGGGTCAGTCCGGCGACGACGACCGCCAGTTCGAGATCGAGGTGTTCGACGGCGGCCCGGTCTTTGATCCGCTGACCGCCGCCGATGTGGCCGCGGGCCTGACCATCGGGGCGCTGACCACCCCGGACCGGCTGAAACGGCTGGTGGAACAGCACCGTCGCGACCCGGCCCTGCCCGGCGCGGGCGAGGTGCTGGACCGGCTGCTGACCAAGGCCTTCGCCCCGGCCAGCGGCCGCGACACCGAGATCGCGCGGCGGGTGCAGACGCGGGCGGTGCTGGAGATGGCGGGGGTGTCACGGCGGGCCGACACCTCACCGGCGGTGTCGGCGGAGATCGACCAGCGGCTGGCGGATTTGGCGGCACGTCTGAAGGCCTCGCCGGGCGAAGGTTCCGACCGCGCGCACCGCCTGCGGCTCGCGGCCTTGATCGCCGACAGGGACGAGATGGCCCGCGTGCTGGCCGCGCCGAAGGTCAAGCCGACTGTGCCGCCCGGTATGCCGATCGGGGATGACGGGGAGTACTAG
- a CDS encoding MerR family transcriptional regulator has protein sequence MPMELRRPARTFTIRQLCLEFKCTPRALRFYEDKGLLAPARDGMNRVYSYKDRGRLQLILNGKRVGLALAEIGEILDLYDLNDGGTAQNVKSLTKFRERIVALEAQRQDIDKAIEELRAGCDGLERQLSRTRPDLLPRAADYDQVLRERLGDLEHAK, from the coding sequence ATGCCTATGGAACTGCGCCGGCCGGCGCGTACCTTCACCATCCGTCAGTTGTGCCTTGAGTTCAAATGCACGCCGCGCGCTCTGCGGTTCTACGAGGACAAGGGCCTGTTGGCACCCGCCCGCGACGGCATGAACCGGGTCTATTCCTACAAGGACCGGGGCCGCCTGCAGCTGATCCTCAACGGCAAGCGGGTCGGTCTGGCCCTGGCCGAGATCGGCGAGATCCTAGACCTCTATGACCTGAACGACGGCGGCACGGCCCAGAACGTCAAGTCGCTGACCAAATTCCGCGAACGCATCGTCGCCCTGGAGGCCCAGCGCCAGGACATCGACAAGGCCATCGAGGAGCTGCGCGCCGGCTGCGACGGCCTGGAACGCCAGCTGTCGCGCACCCGGCCCGACCTGCTGCCCCGCGCGGCCGACTACGACCAGGTGCTGCGCGAGCGCCTCGGCGATCTCGAACACGCCAAGTAG
- a CDS encoding acyl-CoA dehydrogenase C-terminal domain-containing protein translates to MTYQPPVRDHVFLLRDVLQIEKYADLPAFADASMDVVEQIIDEAGRFTAEVLAPLNAVGDKQGCTWHPDNTVTTPKGFKEAYAQLVEGGWPALGAEPAYGGQGLPHVVNLSFSEMSSSANMAFSMYPGLTHGAYSAILNGGSDEQKSLYLPNLVSGKWGGTMNLTEPQCGTDLGLLRTKAVPQGDGSYKISGQKIWISGGEHDMAENIVHLVLARIEGAPGGVRGISLFIVPKFIPDADGKPGVRNSVFCAGLEEKMGIHGNATCVIQHDESTGWLVGTENQGLRLMFVMMNEARIGVGLQGIAQAEAAYQAAAAFAKDRLQGRSLTGPKNPDGPADPIIVHPDVRRMLMDSRAVIEAGRAFLFWTALQGDLAHASPDEAVRQKSGDYMALMTPVVKGFLTDKGLKVCSDALQIHGGSGFTEHFPASQYMRDVRIALIYEGTNGVQALDLVGRKLAADGGRAVMSFFADVDAFVEANEGDAALKPFTEGLADAKAKLQEGTMWLMQNGLMNPENAGAASTDYMHLFGLTALAYMWALIAKTAQAKIAAGDTDPFYATKLTVGRYYMQRVLPDAGAHLAKLITGSELMMALPAEAF, encoded by the coding sequence ATGACCTATCAGCCCCCCGTGCGCGACCACGTCTTCCTGCTGCGCGACGTGCTGCAGATCGAGAAGTACGCTGACCTGCCGGCCTTCGCCGACGCCTCGATGGACGTTGTGGAGCAGATCATCGACGAGGCGGGCCGCTTCACCGCCGAGGTCCTCGCGCCCCTGAACGCCGTCGGCGACAAGCAAGGCTGCACCTGGCATCCGGACAATACGGTCACCACGCCCAAGGGCTTCAAGGAGGCCTACGCCCAGCTGGTCGAGGGCGGCTGGCCGGCGCTGGGCGCCGAGCCCGCCTATGGCGGCCAGGGTCTGCCCCATGTGGTCAACCTGTCCTTCTCGGAGATGAGCTCCTCGGCCAACATGGCGTTTTCCATGTATCCGGGCCTGACCCACGGGGCCTATTCGGCGATCCTCAACGGCGGGTCGGACGAGCAGAAGAGCCTCTACCTGCCCAACCTGGTCTCCGGGAAATGGGGCGGCACCATGAACCTCACCGAGCCCCAGTGCGGCACGGACCTGGGTTTGCTGCGCACCAAGGCGGTTCCGCAGGGTGACGGCAGCTACAAGATCTCGGGCCAGAAAATCTGGATCTCGGGCGGCGAGCACGACATGGCCGAGAACATCGTCCACCTGGTGCTGGCCCGCATCGAGGGCGCGCCGGGGGGTGTGCGCGGCATCAGCCTGTTCATCGTGCCGAAGTTCATTCCCGACGCCGACGGCAAGCCGGGCGTGCGCAACAGCGTCTTCTGCGCCGGTCTCGAAGAGAAGATGGGCATCCACGGCAACGCCACCTGCGTCATCCAGCATGACGAGAGCACCGGCTGGCTGGTGGGGACCGAGAACCAGGGCCTGCGCCTGATGTTCGTGATGATGAACGAGGCCCGCATTGGGGTCGGCCTGCAAGGCATCGCCCAGGCCGAGGCCGCCTATCAGGCCGCCGCGGCCTTCGCCAAGGACCGCCTGCAGGGCCGCTCGCTGACGGGGCCGAAGAATCCGGACGGCCCCGCCGACCCGATCATCGTCCACCCCGACGTGCGCCGCATGCTCATGGATAGCCGCGCCGTCATCGAGGCCGGCCGCGCCTTCCTGTTCTGGACGGCTTTGCAGGGGGACCTGGCCCACGCCAGCCCCGACGAGGCGGTGCGCCAGAAGTCCGGCGACTACATGGCGCTGATGACCCCGGTGGTGAAGGGCTTCCTCACCGACAAGGGGCTGAAGGTCTGTTCCGACGCCCTGCAGATCCACGGCGGCTCGGGCTTCACCGAGCACTTCCCGGCCAGCCAGTACATGCGCGATGTCCGCATCGCGCTGATCTATGAGGGCACCAACGGCGTCCAGGCCCTCGACCTGGTGGGCCGTAAACTGGCGGCCGATGGCGGGCGGGCCGTGATGAGCTTCTTCGCCGACGTTGACGCCTTCGTGGAGGCCAATGAGGGCGACGCCGCCCTCAAGCCCTTCACCGAAGGCCTGGCCGACGCCAAGGCCAAGCTGCAGGAGGGCACCATGTGGCTGATGCAGAACGGGCTGATGAACCCGGAGAACGCCGGCGCGGCGTCCACCGACTACATGCACCTCTTCGGCCTGACGGCGCTGGCCTATATGTGGGCCCTGATCGCCAAGACCGCCCAGGCCAAGATCGCCGCCGGCGACACCGACCCCTTCTACGCCACCAAGCTGACCGTGGGCCGCTACTACATGCAGCGCGTCCTGCCCGACGCCGGCGCCCACCTGGCCAAGCTGATAACCGGCTCGGAGCTGATGATGGCCCTGCCGGCGGAGGCCTTCTGA
- a CDS encoding OsmC family protein: MAKYVAEVLWTLKDGEDFGKGRYSRGHTITFDGGVALAASASPHVVGRWAVEAAVDPEEMLVAALSNCHMLTFLHRARLAGFLAVRYHDTAEGVMEEVRPGRMALTKVWLRPVITWQGAEPTAQQLDQLHHEAHDECYIANSVKTEVVVDAR, encoded by the coding sequence ATGGCGAAATACGTCGCCGAGGTCCTCTGGACCCTCAAGGACGGCGAGGACTTCGGCAAGGGCCGCTACAGCCGCGGCCACACCATCACCTTCGACGGTGGCGTCGCGCTGGCCGCCTCGGCCTCGCCCCACGTGGTGGGCAGGTGGGCGGTGGAGGCCGCGGTCGATCCGGAGGAGATGCTGGTGGCCGCGCTCTCCAACTGCCACATGCTGACCTTCCTGCACCGGGCCCGGCTGGCGGGCTTCCTGGCGGTCCGGTATCATGACACCGCCGAGGGGGTGATGGAGGAAGTGCGTCCCGGACGGATGGCCCTGACCAAGGTCTGGCTGCGGCCGGTGATCACCTGGCAGGGCGCGGAGCCCACGGCGCAGCAGCTAGACCAGCTGCACCACGAGGCCCACGACGAATGCTACATCGCCAACTCGGTGAAAACCGAGGTGGTGGTGGATGCGCGCTAG
- a CDS encoding very short patch repair endonuclease: MTDVYGPEKRSAVMRQVKGKDTSPEMKVRKALTALGARYRLHRKDLPGSPDIVLPGRRLAIFVHGCFWHGHDCARGARVPKANRDYWVAKVGRNRARDVVSREALAALGWRVETIWECDLKDEAVLRARLAGLLGASPPSRA, translated from the coding sequence GTGACCGACGTCTACGGCCCGGAGAAGCGCTCGGCGGTGATGCGGCAGGTGAAGGGCAAGGACACCAGCCCCGAGATGAAGGTCCGTAAGGCGCTCACCGCGCTCGGCGCCCGCTACCGCCTTCACCGCAAGGACCTGCCCGGCTCGCCCGACATCGTCCTGCCGGGCCGACGGCTGGCGATCTTTGTCCACGGCTGCTTCTGGCACGGCCACGACTGCGCGCGCGGAGCCCGGGTTCCCAAGGCCAACCGCGACTACTGGGTCGCCAAGGTCGGCCGCAACCGGGCGCGCGATGTTGTCTCCCGCGAGGCGCTGGCGGCCCTGGGCTGGCGGGTGGAGACAATCTGGGAATGCGACCTGAAGGACGAGGCGGTGTTGAGGGCGCGGCTGGCGGGGTTGCTGGGGGCCAGCCCGCCTAGTCGCGCCTAG
- a CDS encoding FAD-dependent oxidoreductase has protein sequence MRAAVVGCGVAGMAAALALARRGHEVTVLECFDTPRPLGSGLLLQPSGLAALRVLGLDQAMLAAGARIDRLDGRDLAGRRILDMAYEHWRPGGYGLGVHRATLFQLLHDALAPAGVKVLTGVDVVGLEDPAQPRLIDTQGRVHGPFDLAAVADGSASRLRRLVRPGARARIYPWGAVWANAGDPEGRFSGALHQRYDAASTMMGVLPIGAGPDGTPDQVSLFWSMPVAAMDAFFAGDLVAWRTRALAVWPEAEPLLENLRAPADFSRATYRDVAAGRWCAGGLTLIGDAAHGTSPQLGQGANLGLLDAVELAERLTPGRRVAVSLARFQAARRRQTGVYQLASRALTPLFQSRGRIGPLIRDWLFAPVARLPLVRGISARVLTGLFRLGPTPKSLRP, from the coding sequence ATGCGCGCCGCCGTCGTCGGCTGCGGCGTCGCGGGCATGGCGGCGGCCCTGGCCCTGGCGCGCCGGGGCCACGAGGTCACCGTCCTGGAATGCTTCGACACTCCCCGGCCCCTGGGCTCGGGCCTGCTGTTGCAGCCCTCGGGCCTGGCGGCGCTGCGGGTGCTGGGCCTTGATCAGGCCATGCTGGCGGCGGGCGCGCGGATCGACCGGCTGGACGGCCGTGATCTGGCGGGCCGGCGCATCCTCGACATGGCCTATGAGCACTGGCGGCCCGGCGGCTATGGCCTCGGCGTCCACCGCGCCACCCTGTTCCAGCTGCTGCACGACGCCCTGGCGCCCGCCGGGGTAAAGGTGTTGACCGGGGTCGATGTCGTCGGCCTGGAAGACCCAGCCCAGCCTCGCCTGATCGACACCCAGGGCCGCGTCCACGGCCCCTTCGACCTGGCGGCAGTCGCCGACGGCTCGGCCTCGCGGCTGCGCAGGCTCGTGCGGCCCGGGGCCCGCGCGCGGATCTATCCCTGGGGCGCGGTCTGGGCCAACGCCGGTGATCCCGAAGGCCGGTTCTCCGGCGCCCTGCACCAGCGCTATGACGCGGCCTCCACCATGATGGGGGTCCTGCCCATCGGCGCCGGGCCGGACGGAACGCCGGACCAGGTCAGCCTGTTCTGGTCGATGCCGGTGGCGGCCATGGACGCCTTCTTCGCCGGCGATCTCGTCGCCTGGCGGACCCGGGCCCTGGCGGTCTGGCCGGAGGCCGAGCCCTTGCTGGAAAATCTCCGCGCCCCCGCCGACTTTTCCCGCGCCACCTATCGCGACGTTGCGGCGGGGCGCTGGTGCGCGGGGGGCCTGACCTTGATCGGCGACGCGGCCCACGGGACCAGTCCGCAGCTGGGCCAGGGGGCGAACCTGGGCCTGCTCGACGCCGTGGAACTGGCCGAGCGGCTGACGCCGGGGCGTCGCGTGGCGGTGTCGCTGGCCCGCTTCCAGGCGGCGCGGCGGCGGCAGACCGGGGTCTATCAACTGGCCTCACGGGCCCTGACGCCGCTGTTCCAGTCGCGCGGTCGGATCGGGCCCCTGATCCGCGACTGGCTGTTCGCCCCGGTCGCCAGGCTGCCCCTGGTGCGGGGGATTTCTGCCCGGGTGCTCACCGGCCTGTTCCGCCTCGGCCCGACACCGAAGAGCCTGCGCCCGTGA
- the cysK gene encoding cysteine synthase A has product MADAADTSAYDAARYKRAGRGKIYESIIDTIGDTPLVALPNLTKALKPKGTVLAKLEFFNPIGSVKDRIGVAMIESLEARGILKPGGAIIEPTSGNTGIALAFVAASKGYKLTLVMPESMSIERRKMLLILGAKLELTPAERGMAGAVARAKELVDATPGAVMPQQFDNAANPLIHRVSTAEEIWNDTAGAVDAVVSGVGTGGTITGIGQVLKARKPSLRMIAVEPEASPILSGGKPGPHKIQGIGAGFVPSILDRGVIDEIIQVSNDDSFAMARRVAREEGIPVGISSGAALTAAFDVACRDDFVGKTVVAIIPSFAERYLSTALFDGL; this is encoded by the coding sequence ATGGCCGACGCCGCCGACACCTCCGCCTATGACGCCGCCCGCTACAAGCGGGCCGGCCGGGGCAAGATCTATGAGTCCATCATCGACACCATCGGCGACACGCCCCTGGTGGCCCTGCCCAACCTCACCAAGGCGCTGAAGCCCAAGGGCACGGTGCTGGCCAAGCTGGAGTTCTTCAATCCGATCGGCTCGGTGAAGGACCGGATCGGGGTGGCGATGATCGAGAGCCTGGAGGCCCGCGGCATCCTCAAGCCCGGCGGCGCCATCATCGAGCCCACCAGCGGCAACACCGGCATCGCGCTGGCCTTCGTGGCCGCGTCCAAGGGCTACAAGCTGACCCTGGTCATGCCGGAAAGCATGTCCATCGAGCGGCGCAAGATGCTGCTGATCCTGGGCGCCAAGCTGGAGCTGACCCCGGCCGAGCGCGGCATGGCCGGCGCGGTGGCTCGCGCCAAGGAGCTGGTGGACGCAACCCCGGGCGCCGTCATGCCCCAGCAGTTCGACAACGCCGCCAACCCGCTGATCCACCGGGTCTCGACGGCCGAGGAAATCTGGAACGACACCGCCGGCGCCGTGGACGCCGTGGTCTCGGGCGTCGGCACCGGCGGCACCATCACCGGGATCGGCCAGGTGCTGAAGGCCCGCAAGCCCTCCCTGCGGATGATCGCCGTCGAGCCCGAGGCCTCGCCGATCCTGTCGGGCGGCAAGCCCGGCCCGCACAAGATCCAGGGCATCGGGGCGGGCTTCGTGCCCTCGATCCTCGACCGCGGCGTGATCGACGAGATCATCCAGGTTTCCAACGACGACAGCTTCGCCATGGCCCGGCGGGTGGCGCGCGAGGAAGGTATCCCGGTGGGGATTTCCTCGGGCGCGGCCCTGACGGCGGCCTTCGACGTGGCCTGCCGCGACGATTTCGTGGGCAAGACCGTGGTGGCCATAATCCCGAGCTTCGCCGAACGCTACCTCTCCACCGCCCTGTTCGACGGCCTGTAG
- a CDS encoding DNA cytosine methyltransferase, whose protein sequence is MSRNAPRRFYEFFAGGGMARLGLGDGWTCAFANDFDPVKSATYRANHEDAEGHFHQGDVWKLEPADLPGRADLAWASSPCQDFSLAGARAGLTGGRSSAFFGFWRLMEALGAQGRAPRTIVIENVCGLLTSGADFTALCAALGAQGYSFGALEIDAARFLPQSRPRVFVVATLAPVPASLIGDSPFHSRLVREAHARLPAELAARWIWWRGAAPATRNSDLASLLEPDDAVTWHSAARTQALIALMAPLHRARLDALRASGHRAVGGLFRRMRVENGVRVQRAEARFDGVAGCLRTPRGGSSRQTLVVVESGEVRTRLLSPREGARLMGLPETYQLPKAATSALHVIGDGVAVPAVRWLAVTILEPLLDGTPAVLAAE, encoded by the coding sequence ATGAGTCGGAACGCCCCACGCCGCTTCTATGAGTTCTTCGCCGGCGGCGGCATGGCTCGTCTGGGCCTGGGGGACGGCTGGACCTGCGCCTTCGCCAACGATTTCGACCCGGTGAAGTCGGCCACCTACCGGGCCAATCACGAGGACGCCGAGGGCCACTTCCACCAGGGCGATGTCTGGAAGCTGGAGCCGGCCGACCTGCCGGGCCGCGCCGACCTCGCCTGGGCTTCGTCCCCCTGCCAGGACTTCAGCCTGGCCGGCGCGCGGGCGGGCCTGACCGGCGGTAGGTCCTCGGCCTTCTTCGGGTTCTGGCGGTTGATGGAGGCTCTCGGCGCGCAAGGCCGGGCCCCGCGGACCATCGTAATCGAGAACGTCTGCGGCCTGTTGACCTCCGGCGCCGACTTCACCGCCCTGTGCGCGGCGCTGGGGGCCCAGGGCTACAGCTTCGGCGCCCTGGAGATCGACGCCGCCCGTTTCCTGCCCCAGTCGCGGCCGCGCGTGTTCGTGGTGGCCACCCTCGCGCCTGTCCCCGCCAGCCTCATCGGCGACAGCCCCTTCCACTCGCGCCTGGTGCGCGAGGCCCACGCCCGTCTGCCGGCCGAGCTGGCCGCCCGCTGGATCTGGTGGCGCGGCGCGGCGCCGGCGACCCGCAACAGCGACCTGGCCAGCCTGCTCGAGCCCGACGACGCGGTGACCTGGCACTCAGCCGCCCGCACCCAGGCCCTGATCGCCCTGATGGCGCCCCTGCACCGTGCCCGCCTTGACGCGCTGAGGGCCTCGGGCCACCGGGCGGTGGGCGGTCTTTTCCGCCGCATGCGGGTGGAGAACGGTGTCCGGGTGCAGCGAGCCGAGGCCCGGTTCGACGGCGTCGCCGGCTGCCTGCGCACCCCGCGCGGCGGCTCCTCGCGCCAAACCCTGGTGGTGGTGGAGAGCGGCGAGGTGCGCACCCGCCTGCTCAGCCCCCGGGAGGGCGCCCGCCTGATGGGCCTGCCCGAGACCTATCAGCTCCCCAAGGCGGCCACCTCGGCCCTGCACGTGATTGGCGATGGCGTGGCGGTTCCGGCGGTGCGCTGGCTGGCGGTGACGATCCTCGAGCCTCTGCTGGACGGCACGCCCGCCGTGCTGGCGGCGGAGTAA